The following proteins come from a genomic window of Natronosalvus vescus:
- the mptA gene encoding GTP cyclohydrolase MptA: MSHQLPDVQATAPDVTVGLSQVGVTGVEKLVKIARENKRPLVFTAEFEVFVDLPAWRKGADMSRNMEVIDETLEEATREEALRAEDVCGDAAERLLEKHDYTSRAEVSMEAEFIRREQTPASDRETQHTVDIIASATATEEGTREEIGAHVVGMTVCPCSQGMSVARAKQKLEDLEVPEEKITEFLDEIPQPGHSQRGHATLTIESDGAPDVDLNDVIDVARDSMSAHIYNLAKRPDEDHMTFEAHSDAKFVEDCVRAMAEGVLEQFPDLPDDAVIRMSQSNDESIHQHNAHAERVVDMATLRAEIEGNLE; encoded by the coding sequence ATGAGTCACCAGCTTCCGGACGTGCAGGCGACGGCCCCCGACGTCACCGTCGGACTGAGCCAGGTCGGCGTCACCGGCGTCGAAAAGCTCGTCAAGATCGCTCGAGAGAACAAACGCCCGCTCGTGTTCACCGCCGAGTTCGAGGTGTTCGTCGACCTCCCCGCCTGGCGCAAGGGCGCGGACATGAGCCGCAACATGGAGGTCATCGACGAGACGCTCGAGGAAGCCACCCGCGAGGAAGCCCTCCGCGCGGAGGACGTCTGTGGCGACGCCGCCGAACGCCTGCTCGAGAAACACGACTACACCTCCAGAGCGGAGGTATCGATGGAAGCGGAGTTTATCCGCCGCGAGCAAACCCCCGCCAGCGACAGGGAGACCCAGCATACCGTCGACATCATCGCCTCCGCGACGGCGACCGAGGAGGGTACCCGCGAGGAGATCGGCGCCCATGTCGTCGGCATGACCGTCTGTCCCTGCTCGCAGGGGATGTCTGTCGCCCGGGCGAAACAGAAACTCGAGGATCTCGAGGTGCCCGAGGAGAAGATCACCGAGTTCTTGGACGAGATTCCGCAACCGGGTCACTCCCAGCGCGGCCATGCCACGCTGACGATCGAATCGGACGGTGCGCCCGACGTCGACCTGAACGACGTCATCGACGTCGCCCGCGATTCGATGAGCGCCCACATCTACAACCTCGCGAAGCGACCCGACGAGGATCACATGACCTTCGAGGCCCACAGCGACGCGAAGTTCGTCGAGGACTGCGTTCGGGCGATGGCCGAGGGCGTCCTCGAGCAGTTCCCCGACCTCCCCGACGACGCCGTGATCCGAATGTCCCAGTCCAACGACGAGTCGATCCACCAGCACAACGCCCACGCCGAACGCGTCGTCGACATGGCGACGCTTCGTGCGGAAATTGAGGGTAACCTCGAGTAG
- a CDS encoding ABC transporter ATP-binding protein: MTEGRELISKPESEQSYKLEVRNLEKHFPVNTGLISRIFRGESDKVVRAVDGVSLGIREGEAFGLAGESGCGKTTLGKSAIRLLEPTGGELYFDGQEITDVGGAELNAFRREAQIIHQDPYQSINPRFTVYKWVKEPLDVHDIGTAEERDARVYEVIEQSGLEPAEAYVDEYPSELSGGERQRVGIARALALEPSFLLADEPASMLDVSIRASILDLFRRLQTELGLTAVYISHDLSLLKHMCDRIGIMYLGELVEVGPADEIINNPKHPYTQALVSSVPRIDPDVDRERIELVGEVPDPVDVPSGCRFHPRCPKLVQPTNYAFDQDHWRAVANFRRDLLEDDVTITSEAAEVTPERIRSSYEIPSTLSDSAAERVLATALTEVANENHEVAKDRLETEFATPCERPPIEMHQVTPNQQAKCVLYDDVGSRQ, translated from the coding sequence ATGACTGAGGGCCGCGAACTCATCAGTAAACCCGAGTCGGAGCAGTCGTACAAACTCGAGGTACGCAACCTCGAGAAACACTTTCCGGTGAACACGGGCCTCATCTCCCGCATTTTCCGGGGTGAAAGCGACAAGGTCGTCAGAGCCGTCGACGGCGTCTCTCTCGGTATTCGTGAGGGTGAGGCGTTTGGATTGGCCGGCGAATCCGGCTGTGGAAAGACGACCCTCGGCAAGTCGGCGATCCGATTGCTCGAGCCGACGGGTGGAGAACTCTACTTCGATGGGCAGGAGATCACGGACGTCGGGGGAGCCGAACTCAACGCGTTCAGACGCGAGGCCCAGATCATCCACCAGGATCCCTACCAGTCGATCAACCCCCGATTTACCGTCTACAAGTGGGTCAAAGAGCCCCTCGACGTGCACGACATCGGGACGGCCGAAGAGCGCGACGCCCGGGTGTACGAGGTCATCGAGCAGTCCGGCCTCGAACCCGCCGAAGCGTACGTAGACGAGTATCCGAGCGAACTCTCCGGCGGCGAACGCCAGCGCGTCGGCATCGCTCGAGCGCTCGCCCTCGAGCCGTCGTTCCTGCTGGCCGACGAGCCGGCGAGCATGCTCGACGTCTCGATTCGAGCGAGCATCCTCGACCTGTTCAGGCGGCTCCAGACCGAGCTGGGACTGACGGCGGTGTACATCAGTCACGACCTTTCGTTGCTCAAGCACATGTGCGATCGGATCGGGATCATGTACCTCGGCGAACTCGTCGAAGTCGGCCCGGCCGACGAGATCATTAACAATCCCAAACACCCTTACACGCAGGCACTGGTGTCGTCGGTGCCGCGTATCGATCCGGACGTAGATCGGGAGCGAATCGAACTCGTCGGCGAGGTGCCGGATCCCGTCGACGTGCCGAGTGGCTGTCGGTTCCACCCGCGGTGTCCGAAACTCGTCCAGCCCACGAACTACGCGTTCGACCAGGATCACTGGCGAGCGGTCGCCAACTTCAGACGCGACCTGCTCGAGGACGACGTGACGATCACGAGCGAAGCAGCGGAGGTGACGCCCGAGCGGATCCGTTCGTCCTACGAGATCCCGTCGACGCTCTCGGATTCGGCTGCCGAACGCGTTCTCGCCACTGCGCTAACGGAGGTGGCCAACGAGAATCACGAGGTCGCCAAGGATCGCCTCGAGACCGAGTTCGCGACGCCGTGTGAACGTCCGCCGATCGAGATGCACCAGGTGACGCCGAATCAGCAGGCCAAGTGCGTCCTCTACGACGACGTGGGCAGTCGTCAATAG
- a CDS encoding amidohydrolase, producing MTRAADTVLINAAVYPLTGDPSSGGDPDEPEPEPAEALAIRDGEIVRVNREYEVEFLDGVETEVIDCGGRVVLPGFIDAHTHMEHLGQYLVHADLSSADTLDEAIDALSNQAEDDREWILGFGYDESEWPENRYPRASDLDAVSETRPVVAMRVDMHNASLNSVALERLADAMPDYDVETEGGDPTGVVVEEATEAVWDAIEADYEETRDLVTAAIDHANALGVTGVHDKVRHSHAPRVYRDLERAGDLTCRVRIDYWSDHLESALETGLVTNGGSGFVQTGAIKTFTDGTFGSRTAKVFEPYDDLPEGRDGDGEVHGDGSGDANGNEGGGDGRGQWVVDPDKLAEIATHATHDGDYQLTVHAIGDEAIEETISAFEATPNVASARHRVEHLEFASDDHLERMADPGIVASMQPNFLQWAQEGGMYDQRLGTARRRQLDRFRSVLEAGVPLAFGSDCMPLDPLAGVQYAVNAPVEAQRLSVTAALKAYTSGAAYAGFDENRLGTLERSKRADIVVLEESPWEQPNRIDEIDVALTMVDGEVVYDGRGE from the coding sequence ATGACCAGAGCGGCCGATACGGTGCTGATAAACGCGGCGGTGTACCCTCTCACAGGCGATCCCTCCAGCGGCGGCGACCCAGACGAACCCGAGCCGGAACCCGCGGAGGCGCTGGCGATTCGCGATGGCGAGATCGTTCGCGTCAACCGGGAGTACGAAGTCGAGTTCCTCGACGGCGTCGAGACCGAGGTCATCGACTGCGGTGGCCGCGTCGTCCTCCCGGGGTTCATCGACGCCCACACCCACATGGAACACCTCGGACAGTACCTGGTGCACGCCGATCTGTCGAGTGCGGACACGCTCGACGAAGCCATCGACGCCCTCAGCAACCAGGCCGAGGACGACCGCGAGTGGATCCTCGGCTTCGGCTACGACGAGAGCGAGTGGCCCGAGAACCGATACCCCCGTGCTAGCGACCTCGATGCCGTGAGCGAAACCCGGCCCGTCGTGGCGATGCGCGTCGACATGCACAACGCCTCGCTCAACAGCGTCGCCCTCGAGCGACTCGCCGACGCGATGCCCGACTACGACGTCGAAACCGAGGGCGGCGACCCGACGGGCGTCGTCGTCGAGGAAGCCACGGAAGCCGTCTGGGACGCCATCGAGGCCGACTACGAGGAGACCAGAGATCTCGTGACCGCGGCGATCGACCACGCCAACGCGCTGGGCGTGACCGGTGTCCACGACAAAGTCCGCCACTCCCACGCCCCGCGGGTGTACCGCGACCTCGAGCGGGCGGGTGACCTCACCTGCCGGGTGCGAATCGACTACTGGAGCGACCACCTCGAGAGCGCGCTCGAGACGGGACTGGTGACCAACGGCGGCTCCGGGTTCGTGCAGACGGGAGCGATCAAGACCTTTACCGACGGGACGTTCGGCAGCCGGACGGCGAAAGTGTTCGAGCCGTACGACGACCTGCCGGAGGGACGCGACGGCGACGGTGAAGTCCATGGCGACGGCAGCGGCGACGCCAACGGGAACGAGGGCGGCGGCGACGGACGCGGCCAGTGGGTCGTCGACCCCGACAAGTTGGCCGAGATCGCAACGCATGCGACCCACGACGGCGACTACCAGCTGACCGTTCACGCCATCGGCGACGAGGCCATCGAGGAGACGATCTCTGCCTTCGAGGCCACGCCGAACGTCGCGTCGGCCCGCCACCGGGTCGAACACCTCGAGTTCGCGAGCGACGACCACCTCGAGCGGATGGCCGACCCCGGCATCGTGGCCTCGATGCAGCCGAACTTCCTCCAGTGGGCACAGGAAGGCGGGATGTACGACCAGCGTCTCGGAACGGCGCGTCGACGGCAACTGGATCGGTTCCGCTCGGTGCTCGAGGCGGGCGTCCCCCTCGCGTTCGGCTCGGACTGTATGCCCCTCGATCCTCTGGCGGGCGTCCAGTACGCGGTGAACGCGCCCGTCGAGGCCCAGCGCCTCTCGGTGACGGCGGCGCTGAAGGCGTACACCAGCGGGGCCGCCTACGCCGGATTCGACGAGAATCGACTGGGGACGCTCGAGCGCAGCAAGCGAGCCGATATAGTGGTACTCGAAGAGTCACCGTGGGAACAGCCGAATCGAATCGACGAGATCGACGTCGCGCTGACGATGGTCGACGGGGAGGTCGTCTACGACGGTCGCGGCGAATGA
- a CDS encoding Rieske (2Fe-2S) protein, translated as MSSETTGFLEAVDLETLEAEGRELITKNGTAIALFYHDGEVRAVDNRCPHMGFPLAEGSVDDGILTCHWHHARFELSCGDTFDPWADDVRTYPVEVRDGTVYVDPNPPLEKAPAEHWADRLETGLEENLRLVIGKSTIGLLDAGVDYREPMATTLEFATRYREMGWSSGATILGCLANVVDDLEPEDRKRALYTGVRHVASDCAGEPPNFDQPSFSTSDVAFDRLKGWFRDCVEVRDADGAERCLRTAIAAGHTESEVAEIVFTGATDHPYLSTGHVLDFANTAFESLEHVDWAWDDGSADDASLAADVLASLVDPLVTAARSDERSSWRQPIDLVALLEDVYGGDVTETSGLEALAAEGEAAQEAGDGWEPPADFQDILLGDDPGAIVDALADAILAGATTEELAAAVTRAATTRVAQFGVANEFSDWNTVHHTFTYANAVHQSTRRTDAVALYRGVFDAALNVYLDRFLNTPPAPVSAPGENETGREPEDVLEELLDTFDREGGVNDAGRLVSEFFDCGGDPTELKRTLGHGLLREDAGFHTLQNVEAAFRQFDLLEGGASDLEGDASGPAVDERTRRMPFVATARYMAAHFPTRREAEQTFRIASRLNRGETIHEE; from the coding sequence ATGTCATCCGAGACCACGGGCTTCCTCGAGGCCGTCGACCTCGAGACGCTCGAAGCGGAGGGACGAGAACTGATCACGAAAAACGGCACGGCGATCGCCCTCTTCTACCACGATGGCGAGGTTCGAGCCGTCGACAACCGCTGTCCGCACATGGGCTTTCCGCTCGCGGAGGGGAGCGTCGACGACGGCATCCTCACCTGTCACTGGCACCACGCCCGGTTCGAACTCTCGTGTGGCGATACGTTCGATCCGTGGGCCGACGACGTCCGAACCTACCCCGTCGAGGTGCGAGACGGCACGGTGTACGTCGATCCGAATCCGCCGCTCGAGAAAGCGCCCGCCGAACACTGGGCCGACCGGCTGGAGACGGGGCTCGAGGAGAACCTCAGGCTGGTGATCGGGAAATCCACGATCGGTTTGCTCGACGCCGGCGTCGACTACCGAGAGCCGATGGCGACGACCCTCGAGTTCGCCACCCGCTACCGGGAGATGGGCTGGTCGTCGGGGGCGACGATCCTGGGCTGTTTGGCGAACGTGGTCGACGACCTCGAACCCGAGGATCGAAAGCGAGCGCTCTACACCGGCGTTCGCCACGTCGCGAGCGACTGTGCGGGCGAGCCACCGAACTTCGACCAGCCGTCGTTTTCGACGAGCGACGTCGCCTTCGATCGGCTCAAAGGCTGGTTCCGCGACTGCGTCGAGGTTCGCGACGCCGACGGGGCCGAGCGCTGTCTTCGGACGGCGATCGCCGCCGGCCACACCGAGAGCGAGGTCGCTGAAATCGTCTTCACCGGCGCGACCGACCACCCATACCTGTCGACCGGCCACGTCCTCGACTTCGCGAACACGGCGTTCGAAAGTCTCGAGCACGTCGACTGGGCCTGGGACGACGGTTCCGCCGACGACGCCAGTCTCGCCGCCGACGTCCTCGCCTCCCTCGTCGACCCCCTCGTGACCGCCGCCCGAAGCGACGAGCGCTCCTCGTGGCGGCAACCGATCGACCTCGTCGCGTTGCTCGAGGACGTCTACGGGGGCGACGTGACAGAGACGAGCGGCCTCGAGGCGCTGGCAGCCGAGGGGGAGGCGGCCCAGGAGGCGGGCGACGGGTGGGAGCCACCGGCGGACTTCCAGGACATCCTGCTCGGCGACGACCCCGGGGCGATCGTCGACGCCCTCGCCGACGCCATCCTGGCGGGGGCGACGACCGAAGAGCTGGCCGCGGCCGTCACGCGGGCGGCCACCACTCGAGTCGCCCAGTTCGGGGTCGCCAACGAGTTCTCGGACTGGAACACGGTACACCACACGTTCACCTACGCCAACGCCGTCCACCAGAGCACGCGTCGCACCGACGCCGTCGCCCTCTACCGCGGCGTCTTCGACGCGGCCCTGAACGTCTACCTCGACCGGTTCCTCAACACCCCGCCCGCGCCGGTGTCGGCCCCCGGCGAGAACGAGACGGGCCGGGAACCGGAGGACGTCCTCGAGGAACTGCTCGACACCTTCGACCGCGAGGGCGGCGTGAACGACGCGGGACGGCTCGTCAGCGAGTTCTTCGACTGTGGCGGCGACCCCACGGAACTGAAGCGAACGCTCGGCCACGGCCTCCTGCGTGAGGACGCCGGCTTCCACACGCTCCAGAACGTCGAGGCCGCCTTCCGCCAGTTCGATCTGCTCGAGGGCGGCGCGAGCGATCTCGAGGGTGACGCCAGCGGCCCCGCTGTCGACGAGCGGACGCGACGGATGCCGTTCGTCGCGACGGCCCGGTACATGGCAGCGCACTTCCCGACGCGACGGGAGGCCGAACAGACGTTCCGGATCGCCTCGCGACTGAACCGGGGCGAGACGATCCACGAGGAGTGA
- a CDS encoding ABC transporter ATP-binding protein: protein MSPASSLAIETDGLTKRYGEEEAVADLDLEIPTGAVYGFLGPNGAGKTTTMRMLTTLTRPTSGTARVAGHDVTDRDAVTPHIGYLPEEPPIYDELTGREQLEYVAGLRDLPAEAASERIESLLERFDLLEDADKRIDAYSKGMRQKVGVIQAVLHEPAVAFLDEPTSGLDPRAARTMRETIADLADQEMTIFLSTHILSVVDDLADTIGVLHDGQLVAEGDPEALKSRAETGESRSLEDAFLEITQDAPRPRGEAVSADQS from the coding sequence ATGTCCCCAGCTTCGTCCCTCGCGATCGAGACCGACGGCCTCACCAAACGCTACGGCGAGGAGGAGGCCGTCGCCGACCTCGACCTCGAGATCCCAACGGGTGCCGTCTACGGCTTTCTCGGCCCGAACGGGGCCGGAAAGACGACGACGATGCGGATGCTGACGACGCTCACCCGGCCCACCTCGGGGACGGCACGGGTCGCCGGTCACGACGTGACCGACCGGGACGCCGTGACGCCCCACATCGGCTACCTTCCCGAGGAGCCACCCATCTACGACGAACTCACCGGTCGCGAACAGCTCGAGTACGTCGCAGGGCTGCGTGACCTGCCAGCGGAAGCGGCGAGCGAACGCATCGAGTCGCTGCTCGAACGCTTCGACCTCCTCGAGGACGCCGATAAGCGTATCGACGCCTACTCGAAGGGAATGCGCCAGAAGGTCGGCGTGATCCAGGCCGTCCTCCACGAGCCGGCGGTCGCCTTCCTCGACGAGCCGACCAGCGGCCTCGATCCTCGCGCCGCGCGGACGATGCGCGAGACCATCGCCGACCTGGCCGACCAGGAGATGACCATCTTCCTCTCGACGCACATCCTCTCGGTCGTCGACGACCTTGCCGACACCATCGGCGTCCTCCACGACGGTCAACTCGTCGCCGAGGGCGACCCCGAGGCGTTGAAGTCCCGCGCGGAAACCGGCGAGAGCCGGAGCCTCGAGGATGCGTTCCTCGAGATCACGCAGGACGCCCCCCGTCCTCGAGGGGAGGCGGTTTCGGCCGATCAGTCCTGA
- a CDS encoding ATP-binding protein — MSTPALEVVEFLLTTSIYSDDRSLDENDLPPAIRRVFWTGGSGGSDDDEDDSSHTRTGRHHGGISRPLSATNTTARDATGVDRPWNAVSDLMFTERDDFSGTISLTERELAERWYLERTDEERLLENPTLAKHFEGRDDLGFEVEYEAAREQNRPIQADRVWIDGLLEEFFADEEDEEMLDLVEVRAPEEIEMTLDDLVLTPDQEAEIEKIAKAIEHRDYLAQIGLREIGKLLFVGPPGTAKTSTARALAHDMDLPFVEVKLSMITSQYLGETAKNVDKTFEVAKRLSPCILFIDEFDSVAKTRRSDEHAALKRAVNTLLKSIDNVSLIQDDVLLIGATNHPDQLDAAAWRRFDEIVNFPKPDTGMREGILRVITHAMDIDEFDPKAIAEATEGLTGSDLRMVLREAVLEALTENRTTLTQDDLLEAVADFEERDNLKNMDMIDGDHDTLVAGGDLGAASDGGHDHGHDHGHDHDHDH, encoded by the coding sequence ATGAGTACTCCGGCGCTCGAGGTCGTCGAGTTTCTGCTCACTACGAGCATCTACTCGGACGACCGTTCGCTCGACGAAAACGATCTCCCGCCGGCGATCCGACGGGTGTTCTGGACTGGTGGGTCAGGTGGATCGGACGACGATGAGGACGACTCGAGCCACACGCGAACGGGCCGCCACCACGGCGGCATCTCGCGCCCGCTTTCGGCGACCAACACGACGGCCAGGGACGCCACCGGCGTCGACCGCCCGTGGAACGCCGTCAGCGACCTCATGTTCACCGAGCGGGACGACTTCTCGGGAACCATCTCGCTGACCGAACGCGAACTCGCCGAGCGGTGGTACCTCGAGCGCACCGACGAGGAACGCCTCCTCGAGAATCCCACGCTCGCGAAACACTTCGAGGGCCGGGACGACCTCGGATTCGAAGTCGAGTACGAGGCCGCCCGCGAGCAAAACCGCCCCATCCAGGCCGATCGGGTCTGGATCGACGGCCTGCTCGAGGAGTTCTTCGCCGACGAGGAGGACGAGGAGATGCTCGACCTCGTCGAAGTCCGCGCACCAGAAGAGATCGAGATGACCCTCGACGACCTGGTATTGACGCCGGATCAGGAGGCCGAAATCGAGAAGATCGCCAAGGCGATCGAACACCGCGATTACCTCGCCCAGATCGGCCTCCGCGAGATCGGGAAGTTGCTGTTCGTCGGCCCACCGGGAACGGCCAAGACGTCGACGGCGCGGGCGCTGGCCCACGACATGGATCTCCCGTTCGTCGAGGTCAAACTCTCGATGATCACGAGCCAGTACCTCGGGGAGACGGCGAAGAACGTCGACAAGACGTTCGAGGTCGCCAAACGGCTCTCGCCGTGTATCCTCTTCATCGACGAGTTCGACTCCGTCGCGAAGACCCGCCGGAGCGACGAACACGCCGCGCTCAAGCGGGCGGTCAACACGCTGCTCAAGAGCATCGACAACGTCTCGCTGATCCAGGATGACGTGTTGCTCATTGGGGCGACGAATCACCCCGATCAGCTCGACGCCGCCGCCTGGCGACGCTTCGACGAAATCGTCAACTTCCCCAAGCCCGACACTGGCATGCGCGAGGGCATCCTCCGGGTGATTACCCACGCAATGGACATCGACGAGTTCGATCCAAAGGCGATCGCCGAGGCCACGGAGGGGTTGACCGGCAGCGACCTCCGGATGGTGCTCCGGGAAGCCGTCCTCGAGGCGCTGACCGAAAACCGGACGACGCTCACCCAGGACGACCTGCTCGAGGCCGTCGCGGACTTCGAGGAACGGGACAACCTGAAGAACATGGACATGATCGACGGCGACCACGACACGCTGGTGGCCGGCGGTGATCTGGGGGCGGCGAGCGATGGTGGGCACGACCATGGCCACGATCACGGGCACGACCACGACCACGACCATTGA